AACAAAGTATGGTATGTATCACTGTAATGATGCCAGTCGTGTTCAGAAGGGCACACTGAACCAACATTTTTCTCAAAAACAATTCTCACTAGAGACATGCAGGACAGTAGTACCTCCCAGTTTTGCTCAATTTCTGAACACATTTGGCGTTTTTCTCCTCCCCAGGTTCTCCAGAAGGCCCTGAGAACATCCCTCCGGTGGGTGTTTTCTGGGACATCGAGAACTGCTGCGTTCCCAGCGGTCGCTCTGCTGCAGCTGTGGTCCAGCGCCTCCGCAACCACTTCTTTCAGGGCCACAGAGAGGCAGAGTTCATCTGCGTCTGTGACATCAGCAAGGAGAACAAGGCCGTCATCCAGGAGCTCAACAACTGCCAGGTAACCTGTGTGTGATCTGATTCCCTCAGCTGGTAAAGTGTTCCGCTGTATTCTTCAGTCTCTGACTCTACCTAAATGAGCAATGTCTGATTGTCTTCTGGTTCATTTTTTCCCCAGGTGACGGTAGCGCACATTAACGCTACCGCCAAGAACGCTGCGGACGACAAGCTTCGTCAGAGCCTGCGGCGCTTTGCGGAAACACACACTGCCCCTGCTACTGTGGTGCTAGTCTCCTGTGCGTGTGCTCATTTTACCTTATGGATGTTAAAACTGTTTTTCTTTCATTTCGTTCGTCCGTCCACTCCATACCTACGTAGTTAACCCCTTTTCTGAATCCGTTTCGCAGCCGACGTGAACTTTGCCAGCGAGCTGAGTGATCTCCGGCATCGCCATGGTTTCCAGGTGATCCTGGTCCATAAGAGCGGTCAGACGTCGGACGCCCTGCTGCAGCACGCCCACCGCCACGTGGCCTTTGAAGAGATGGTAGCCGACCTGCCGCCCAGACAGGCTGTCAAATCACAGGTAGGCTTCAGAGATGCTTAATTGATATATGTAATCCATACTGCAGAATGTCAGAAGTTCACTTTTCAATACATGTACAGTACTCTGACTGGTTGCTCAGAGACAATATCTGCCCTTTAGGCATTACTTCTGGGCAATCTGAAATCTGCCCTTTACTCTTCCAATGGTTCTAGACCTCTTTACATTTGacttttgagtcatttagcaaacgctcttatccagagcgacttacatttTCATATTTGTCCATACTGGTCCctctgtgggaatcgaacccacaaccctggccttgcaagtgccatgctctaccaactgagccacacgggtcCTGTGTCTTCCCTCTCGTTCTACAGTGTGATCTTCAGTAGTGTAATGCTACGAATCACAAGACTCCGAGCCTGCAAACCTCTTGTCATTTCAAAACACATTTCCAAAGAATGTTCAAAAACGTAAACCCAGAGCggtcccctcttctctctttccctcctctcctccccccaccagCTCGGTTTCAACCTGCTCTATGTGTACAACCTGCCGCCGGGCTGCGACGGCAAGAGCGTGGGAAACCGCCTCCGCCGCCTCTCGGACAACTGCGGGGGCAAGGTGCTGGGCGTCTCCATGGCCACCGGCACCGCCGTCCTCCGCTTCAGCTCGCAGGAAGCGGCGGAGCGCGCCCTCAAGCGCATGGAGAACGAGGACGTGTTCGGCCGGCGCatcaccctctccttctcagcTCCGTCCACTGAGGAGGGAAACGACCCGACCCCACCACCCTCCTCATCTGAGACTCCACCTCTGCTTCCAGTTcaacctcttccctcctctttttccttccttcccctGGAGAAGCTGGGCTCCCCTAGGAGGAAAAGGCGTGCGAGGcgtgagtgtcagagagagagggaatcctcgctccccctctctgttccggTGCCTGAGAGGCCCTACAGCCCCAGGAGGGGGAGCGGGGGGACACCTTTCCCCGTTCCCCCCCAAACCAGAACCCTTCCTCAGGTCAGCAGCATCCTGCCGCCCCCCCCATCCCGCGTGCCACCTGTCCTCCCCTAACCCTGTCCATGTCCTCCAATCTGCCTGCGCTAACCTGTGGTTTTTAAACTATAGCCATGCTTCATCCCATGCTTCATGTAGTTTAATGCCTGGTCTGTTTCTGTGCTTTGTTCAACATTTCATGTAATGTTTTAATCAATGTGTGGCATTTTAACACTTTGTCCCATGCTTCATATAATGTCTGGTTgatctttttttaaattcattgCGTCAATTAATGATCAATCTAATGAttgcatatctctctctctcccatatcttTGCTCTATCCCATGCCTCATCTCGTCAGAATCCTGCTTCTGTTTGTAATCGCTTCCTGTCCCGCCGGCCGTAACAGTCTGTTTTTTATGGTCTCTTTCTTCTACGCTTTTGATCTGTTACTTTGATCTCTGCTCTTTTTATTCTGCTGCTTTGTCTCCACCTGACAATAGAGCTGAGGGGAAGACTGCAGAATGGTGATGATAATGTCAGAGTTATGACAATACAAGAGGTTGAATAATACTAACAGTGGGGGAAACGTATAGCTCTGATTTGAATAAATAGCTTTGGTAAAAAATCACCAGCATTCTGAAGGACCACTTCCTCTCAGCTCTTATCGTTTATCTATTAGTCTCTTCCACTTCACATCCATTCTGCCAAGCTGATGGATATTCTAATACATTCACCACTACATATATAGTTACACTTTGGTTGTCCCCCTGGTGCAGGAGCTAGGTGGACTGGAGACCAAGCCCAAGATTGGGGTTTTCCCCCTGGAGAAAGGCCAGCACAACTCCTCCCCCCACAGTAACGGAGAGGGGCCGTCCCAGCAACACCCCATCAAGGCCGGCCTCATAGGAGAGTCTATGTTCAGCTGCAGGAGGTACGCTATGGACACCAGGGCCCCTTTCAGACTAAAATGAAGAAAGAACAAATGTACTAATTGTTAGATGGTTCCATCACAGTTGGTTCCCACATGCTTGTATGTGTTTTTACCTTCAATATTGTAAAATGGCCTGCAAAAAGTATCCCTGTTATAGAGGGGTCCATCGACCCAAGGAAGTGTAGAACACATAGGCAGATGTAGGAATTAATAAGCAGCTGTTTCTAAATGTGGTGGCTTGTGCTCAAACTACTGGAGCTGAGGTGATGCCAAAAACTCACATGCAGTTGCTGTTTTCAGAGAGCTGAGTATGCCATAATCTTTAAACTTCAAGTTAATGTCCCCTCTCCCATCAGGAGAGACCTCTCCAGCCCCCGCAGTGCATCGGACTCTGAGCGTCATGTGGACCGGAGCTCTGGAGAGTTCCAGATCAGCACCCCCTCTGCCTTCAGCAAGCTGACCCTGCACAAGACCTTTAGCGCCTCGGTCCTCTCCCAGCCACAGGGCCTCTCCCAAGGCTCCTGGTCCTCACGGTGAGACCATCAGACACTACAGAATTACCCATtttgtttccttaccctgtaagcagtctttAGGCGAGGAGAGACGTCAGTCTATGCCTTGGTTTTAACTTGAGCCTTtttttatccccccaaaaaacaatgcAAGGGAATATTCCCCCAAATTAGTTTTAAAATTTCCTGCACAAATCGTCTTAAAGTAACCTCATTGAGCTACACAAATATCGGACACTTTGATGATTTGGTCATGATATTTCAATCTATACCTTCCTATGGTGCTGCCAACCCACTgaactcctctctttctctctgctccagGAGTGGATCCCCCTGCATGTCGAGCCGCTCCTCCCCCCTAATAGGCCCTCCTCCCCGGGGCAGCAGCAGCCCCTGTCTGCCTGTGGGCCCACAGGCCTCGGAGCCCTTCTCGGACGGGGCAGACTTGCAGGTGGCCAACCTGGACTACAGGATGTCCCGTAAAGAGCTGCAGCAGAGCCTGCACGATGCCTTCTCCAGACACGGACAGGTGAGTCCTGTACAGACAGTGTTCTGATGCTATTCATTATAGATGAATAGAGCTTTAATCTGTCTCCCAATTGAGGCTAAATAGCAAGATGGCGAGGTCAGGATTTAGTAGTTTAGTGTCATTGTATTGATTCAATCTATTCTGTCATTTTCTGACGCGGCTGTGTGTGCTTGTGCCAAATCGCGGGCACTGTAGACGACATGAGAAGCTAACGTGCGTGTCTCCCTCCAGGTTAAAGGCGTAGAGCTGAGTCCCCACACAGACTACCAGCTGAAGGCCACCGTCCAGTTCGTCTCCCTACAGCAGGCCATCGGTGCTGTGAGCAGCCTGCACCGCTACAAGATAGGAAGCAAACGCATCCACGTCTCCCTCATCACCGGGGCCGGCAACAAGTCTCTAGCCATGCTCCGGTATGTACAGCACAACTAACATTGAGGTAGTACTCTCTCCCTTACTTGTCACATCATTTGGCAGTTTCATGTCTTCGATTGGAACTCGTCACCATCCTTTTTTAAATGTCGCCAACACATGATTTGTTCCTGGTTTGAGATGGATGGTATGAAAAGGTTTCCTCTTCCTCAGCTCTGAAATCTTCCAGATTCTCCAGGACGCGCCAGCCAGCTGTCTTCCCCTTTTCAAGTTCACTGAAATCTACGAGAAAAGGTGAGTCATTTtgcttctctcctcctcatcactcaacctccctccacctctgtaGGAGTTAGTCCTATGCAATGTTAAGTACTGTGGCTGCGTTTACACTTtctcccaaaagcatcttaatgCTAAGTTCAACATTAGAACTATGGGATCCTATggttctaatgaacttattcttaagatgcttttgggaaaacGGGCCCTGATccttttttttcactaattggtcttttgaccaataagATCTGATTTAATTGGTTAAAAGACCAATCAGTGGggggaaaaagatcagaattggctACCTGTGTAAATGGAGGCTAAGTAATGGCTATGTCAATGTACTTTATTAATTCCTTTCcacccatctctccacctctccccagaTTTGGTCGTAAGCTGGTGGTGAGCGACCTATACAGACTACAAGAGGTTGTGGCAGTGAGGGAGCAGGGTGGAGGTAGGCTGGTGTGTCTCCTCCCCAGTAGCCAGGCCAGGCAGAGCCCTCTGGGGTCGTCCCAGGAGGGGTCCTCGGCTAATGGTAGTCCTGTGGTGTTTGAACAGTTGGagtaccacgagcctgtctgcagTTACCACTACACACAGCAGAACTTCAGGTAGGGATAGACTGAAAGACCCAtatgagtgcacacacacacacatttatgtcATCTTACAGGACTCTTTTTGAGAAAGTATTTCATAAGagctcgatctctctctctctgtccccccccctgtAGTGAGGCAGACTTTGACCCAGACTCGTATAAGATTCCTTTTGTGGTGGTGTCTCTGAAGACCCTGGCCTCCCAGGTCCACTGTCTGCTACAGTCCCATGAGGGAACCCTGCCCCTGCTCAGGTAACCAACGCTGTCTCTGCCTGGATAGACTAACGGACAGTGGATGCTTAATACATTTTAATTCAATAAATGGAGTGCGAGAGATCTGCCTTGATATAAAAGTGAACTTTTATGGGAAAGACCTTTTTTAATAAATCAAAACAATATTTCTAGAACCCATTTCATACAAATGGAGTGCAATGGCCTTTTGGAATTTCGTATAACACTGTAAATGTTACTAGATTTTGTGTTTCATGAATATTAATTTTGCTTTAACTGTGACTCAGTTTCTCAGAGTGCTATGCATCAGAGTTGGGCCCCCTGGCGGTGtctgaagagggggaggaggaggggagtgtcCCCTTGGAGCACCTCATCACCTGTATACCAGGCATTAACATCGTCACTGCTCAGAACGGCTTCAAGGTCATCAAGTGGATCCACAACAAGCCACCCGCATCCAACACAGGTACTGACCTGACTCTCAGCCCTAACCCTCGGGGAGAATTACATTGAAAACCTTTTATTTAGACTCGCAGAGGAATCCTCTGGGGTTCATAAAAGCAATACAAACCTACAGAATTTAAACCCTATATTCATTAACAATAGAGACCCCTATCGCATAAGACTGTTCTCAAAGACACTTGAAGATACTCGGGAGGTCATAAGAATTGTCAGAGATATGTTGAGCTAAAAACTGCTTTCTTGACATTTTTAGTAGGTGGATACTGTGCTGCTGACGCAGATACCAGCACTCCAAGACAGAGCTGCACTCATACTACTATCATAAAAGAAGTCATTAAAAcctcttgctgtgtgtgtgtgtgtgtgtcatagaccAGTGGACGCAGCGGTGCAAGTCCCCAGTGGGGAACCCCCAGTTGATCCAGTTCAGTAGAGAGCTCATTGACCTGATGAAGGGTCAGCCCTGCAACCTGATGCCCATCAGCAAGTTCATACCtgcctaccaccaccactatgcCAAGCAGTGTAGGGTCTCTGACTACGGATACTCTAAGCTGCTGGAGCTACTGGAGGCTGTGCCTCACGTACTGCAGgtatcatacatacacacacacacacacacagtttaataAATCGCTCACTTACACAGATAATCAAAGATGGCAGTTACTCAAGCTCAATTAATTGACACGATGGATCACTTTTAATCTTGCTAGTTTAGTGACTTCCTAGCTCAAACACACAATGAAGAGACTGGGAGACCATCTGCTATCCCTTCTGACAAAGCCTTGCCCACTTTGTTTCTCATTACACACTTCAACAGCCTTGAGGTTAGATCCCTGACAGAAACTATTAGTACAACATCTAATAGATTATTGCAGCAGGAAGTGCTTGCATACACTCTCAGTGGTGGCGACCCCTGAAGTAAACAAAGCATGAATgaatctctctttcctctcaacTCCAGATCCTTGGCATGGGGACCAAGCGTCTGCTGACCCTGACCCACCGTGCCCAGGTGAAGAGATTCACCCAGGACCTCCTCAAACTGCTCAAGTTCCAGGCCAGCAAACAGGTGGCCATCACAGACTTCATGCAGGCCTACCATTGGTCAGTACTACCATAGGAACTGCCCACTCCGCCACTCTCTCAGCAAAGCATACCGTCGAGCCAAAGAGTCTAAAATTCATGCAGACCAACCACTGGTCAATTCTATAGGAGGACCGCCCATTCCCAcactctcagccaatcatgttgTCTATCCTAAGCTAAGCACATTCCTGTCAGCTATTGTTAATTAACAGTAAAGTATTTGTTTTATGACTTCGTTTGGATTCTGTTTCTATTGGCTTATTTGGAGGTGTATATACTTGTGATGGTGTTTATATGAATTCATTTGGAAGTGTATTTTCTGTGTCAAATggctcctgtctgtgtgtgtgtgtgtgtgttcattcaaCGTGTTTCTATTGCTACAGGTGCTTCTCCAGAGACTGGCGGGTGCTGGACTATGGGATGTGTGATTTGATGGACCTGCTAGCTGAGATCCCtgacaccaccatcaccatcacacacCAGGACTTGGACACTGTCATCTCTGTACCCAAGAGAGGTGAGATGAGGTCCCTCTGTATGGGTCTTAGGGTTGCAACATTCTGGTAATTTCCCCAAAAGGAATCTGTATTTTTCGTGGTTATTGTTCCAGTGTACTTttctgggaatttggggaaagtaacaagaattttgcaaccctaatggGTCTGATATCAGGGTCATGGATAAACTGCCAGAGGGTTGTTATGTCCTTCTAGTACATTTGATCCTCTGGGGGAACATACCCAGCTCTAGGAAGGACATGTGAAATATTGGTAACGTTTGTTTAGAAAATATGTTCAACTTGGGACCAGAcggttgtgttgttgtcttgtttGTGTCTGTAGTTGTACATTTGATCCCTGGGGGAAAATTGTGAAATATTAGTCGCTTTTGTTTTGGAtaggtttttttttttcactcttCTTTATTCAACCCAGAAATTCCCTTGGAGATGGATAAGAATATCCTTGGCATGGAATAAAGTAATgcattttacacacacatatgCCTGACTATCTCCTGACTGTGACCTGGCTGGTGTAGCAGTAATGCCGCAGCCTTCGGTCTACGTTGTCGGCATACAGTAGGTTTAAACCAGGCCTATTGCCTTTTGACACAACCTCTTTCcacactgtcatcctctctctgttcaaTAGAGTCAGAAAATACCTGTTCTACTTGGTATGGGGTTGATGTGGTTTGGGGATCAGGTTGTTTTTCCCTCTACCTGTTTTTCTGTATAATCTTTAAAATGGCAAAAAATGAAATGACCTGTAATAGGAATTACCGGGTGAGCTAAAAGAAGAGAAGGTGAAGTAAATGTATAAATATGTGGTTTATTACAACAGGGAGATGCCATCCAGCAGAGAACATGTGTAGCTGgcttctaaaaatatatatttataaataaagAGAACTGAGTTGTTAACTCTTGCCCTCCTTTGTCCTCGTCCCATTCAGATCGTACATCAGATGAGATGGAGCGGACCAAGCAGTTTGGTAAGGAGGTGGTGGACCTACTGCGTCACCAGCCCCACTGTCGCATGGCCTTCTCCAAGTTCATCcctacctaccaccaccacttcGGACGCCAGTGCAAACTCGCCTACTACGGCTTCACCAAGCTCATGGAGCTCTTCGAGGCCATCCCCGACGTACTCGTGGTGGGTGGAGGCCAGAGTCATTCTCTGTCCCAGGAGgagtgtgtgtttttattggttGACTTCAGAGTGCTGCAGGAGAAGCCATTGATAATGTCAGATTATCCTCAATTTATCCAGAGCACTACCTTAATTTGGAATGATTTGGAAATTAATTGCAACGTCCGACAGTAATAACTATCATACCcagcagctttttttttttttttttacctcccaTAAAAATTGTGTGTAATAAATATTGGTGTGTGTCTCATTTCTGTCCCAATGGGTAATTGATTATCAGTACAAATAACATTATTCCTAGAGTAGAGTGGACATTTTGTTATGgaacctctctctttccccaggtGTTGGAGTGTGGAGAGGAGAAGGTGCTGACACTAACAGAGGTAGAGCGTGTGAAGGCCCTGGCTGCCCAGCTGGTCAAGATGCTCCGTTCCCAGAGAGACTCCAGCCTGCCTGCTGCCCAGCTACTGTCTGAGTACAGCAAGACCTTCGGCTACGGCCTGAGGCTCCAGGACTACGACGTCTCCTCCCTGCCCGCCCTGCTCGTCAACCTCTGCCACGTCGTCAAGGTATGGGTTGGGAATTTCTAGTCAGTTCAGTCCAATACATCTTTAGTTGTCTGTTGTACTTAATAGATTTAGACTGATTTAAATGGTTGTGATACTGCATGTTTTGATGGTTGTCGACTCCAACACTGAACAAGAGCATCCTGAGCTATACAAGACCTCATGTAAACAAGCAAACATTATTTTGGCCCCTAAGGATGAGTCACAAGTATTTCCTGATATGAATTGATGTCACTGAAGTGGCTTGGATGAGGTTTGAGTTTGTAGGCCCCTTATTGGTGCGTTGAAATGTCATCTTTATATTGGAAATGAGCTATCAATTCCAGATTCAGCCATGTTTTCTGAATGCCACGGTTCATCTCTCACCTCCAACTGAAGGCACTTTGATACCTGCTGCAGTATAAAGGGATTTTTATAAATGCATCTGATTTGACCTTCTCCTCAGGTGGTGGACGGCGCTAACGGCCGTGAGGTCCAGCTGATCAACAGGAAGTCTCTGCGCTCGTTAACGTGCCAGCTGCTGTCCCTGCTGATGGGCCTGGGGCAGCACGAGGGAGACGGCTCCGTCAGCGTGGAGGGCTTGAGTCTGCTGTATCATTCTGTACATGGGGTACAGCTCAAACCCTGTGAATACGGCTTCCTCTCGCTCAGCGAGCTGCTGAAGAGCCTGCCTTACCTGGTGGAGGTCGGTGGACTGGACCATAGAGATATCATACTATAACGAATGTTTAATTCTAGTTCTATAGACTGGAACCTTTTTGCTCTACTGCCTATTTGTCTGATACGAAGGATCATGGATTCCTGTTGAAAGCATTTTTTTAGGGCTTTTTCACAGGGTCTTAAAGTTGGGTAGCATTGTGTTAGTCAGGTTTTGTAATTGTCTGAGACGTATTGCACAATCCTTTTGAATGAAACACTGTGGTTATATGTTAGAATATTTGGAATGATGACCATTAGGTCTTTGTGTGTAGGTCTAGTCTAGACCAGGGTCGGCAAACTACGACCCGCgggtttaaaaataaaaacctcaATTTAGActaaatatgttgaaatgacaATGGACCTATACATTTTCAAATAACTACCCATTCTGGCCCACCCTTGAAAAAATGTGTGGCCCTCTGTTTCATTTCGAAATCCCAATGTGGCCCTCGAGCCACAAAGTTTGCCCTCCCCTGGTGTTTCTCATaacttcccttctctctctccccccctcctagCTGTTCTACGGTGAGGGTGAGGAGGAAGGCGAGCGTGGCGAGGAGAGAGTTAGACTCACCCGTCTGTACCAGTTTGCCCGTAGGGTGCGTGCCCTGCTCCACACCTACCACTACCACCAGATCTCCCTAACGGAGTTCCCCGGGGCCTACGCCAAGTTCACCGGACGCGGCCTCCAACCTCGCTCCTACGGCTACGGCAGCGTAGACGACCTGCTCAACGGCATACCACAGGTACAGAATGACTAACTCTCACCACACTCGCCTTCCTACTCACCCTCACCAAAAAAAGTTTAAGTGCTTTTCTCAAATTCAAAGCTGATAGACAAGAAACGTCTTGTTAAACAACATGTTGGAAATACACAGATGTGTTATGATAAGATGGGAATTGATAACGCTTGTATCTAAAGAGTTCTTCAGCATATGGACCTGCACTGGGGATGTCACTGTCGAAGCAGCAGATGTAGTCAATGTGGTTAGTTGCCTTCTCTGTCCCTGCACTGTGCGGCTTTAGCCCCCATAGCAGACTCTGTggtgatggatggatggggttTGTGGTAATTAAATGGGATGTTGTTTCTGCCTGTGTGCAGGTAGTGTGGATCAAAGGGCATGGCCACAAGAGGATTATCGTTTTGAAGAACGATATGAAAGGTAAAGACAAATCAACCGTCTGGCAGCAGGAACTGTGGAAACAAATGGCTTTGGCCTTACCTGCATTTAGTATTAACATACGGGAAGGGGTTGTTATCAGTTCATCTCATGGGCATCATGTTGTATGATCCTTCAACATGAGACTAGTAGAACATGACATGTAATGGGAACAGAAGTCGTGGTGTTTTGCTTGTATGATGGGAACAGAAATGGTAGTGTCTTGAAGGCACAGTGTTTTACTCTGTAATGGAAAGAGTGTAATAATGGTctgtgggttggttggttggttctcCTCAGCAGCTCGAGCCACTGGAGCCAGCCCTGCAGCCTCAGAGGAGCCTGAGGACGGGGCCAGCCAGAGAGACAGCCCCTGTAGCAACACAGAGTCTGAAACTCACAGCCCAGGTAGCTAACCACACCACTGGAGTCATAGGCACTATTACCAATGTTTTGATGTTCTTCTTTTTGCCTTGTAGGTGTTTTTAGGCTTTTTAATAGTTGTTTATACATTGAAGCAGAAATTAAGTCTCTTTTTTTCTCCATCAGGTGTTGGTGGGGTGGAGACAGAGCTGCTATGTCTGACCTCTCCAGTAGACCTGCTGTGTGGCCCAGTACCCTCCTGCCTGCCCTCTCCCCAGCTGCACCCTGACCCCGTTCTCCAACAGGCTGACCTCATCCGCTTCGAGCAGACGCCATCACCAGCAGGTGAgctgatcatgtgatcaaccgcGTTTCAAACCCAGGTCTTCTGTGTGCCATGAGACTGTTAGCCCGCCTAGGCATTAGCTTCGAGCTTACTCGTGCTCCGCTATACACACAGCCGACATCTTCCCTTGGACTGACCTGGATATATGATGCCATTGTGTTTTTCAGAGCGTGATAAACTTGAGGAGGAAGCTGTAGCAGAAGAAGTAGCAGCCCCTGCTGTCTGTGACACATCTGAGCCTATAGAAGCATTAACTGACAACAACCAGAACCTTGTTGTTTTGGTTTCCATGACTACCAAGCCTCCACAGAATGTGACCCGCAAAATGGCGTCCGTTGAAAACAGCCCCAGCAAGAGGACTCCTCGCAATAAAGTGAAGCTGGCAGCTAACTTCTCTTTTACAGCCGCACCCTAACACACTCACTGACGATCACATGCTGgaacaagcgcacacacacacattcatcacaCACAACTCGAAAATGAAGAGTTGATCAGCTAAATTGTAAAAAGCCCCAAAAATAATGATTTGTTTTTAGTCATGCCCCCCGCAACAAACTGTGACGTTATTTCCTTTCTTTGCCTTTTCCCCTTATCTTTtcaaactcaatcatcatgttgaTGTAGTTGTTTCCTCACAAAGCTATGAGTTTTCTTGTTGCAGTTATTTCTGCAACAGCCATTCATTTTTCTATGCCGTGTACTTTTAGTCAGATTAATGCATGTCAAGAAAGGTTTTGTGGTAGATATGAATTATATACTATGGATAAACTGTTTGGAAACATGGTTCTCTGAAAGTGGAAAGAGAACTTCCCCACAATACAGCAACAACAAATACTGAGGTAGTTGGCACTGTAGCCACGAGTTTACACTGCAAATTGCAAAAGATGCCTATTTTACCACTGAATACCCTTACCTGAACTCAAAACCCCTCAGAGATTTAATTCAGTAACTTGTTTAAAAATGGGTACTTATACAGGGATTTTATATCATGTTAATTATTGCCAAGGAAGCTCTGAGGGAAAGCTATATAAATATGTAGAGAAACGTCATTATGTGTCTACTGCCCTCTCCCCTGTGTTGTCCCCATTGCATTTTGTCATCGGACAAATGCACTTCTTCATACAGCTAGAAGTACAAAAAGATATTTGCGCTTTGCCTTTGAGGCAGCTTTGGAGGTAGTATTGACAATTATTGTTGTTGAGTAACCATGCCCATCTCATTCTTTTAACTCTTTCTCTTGGGCGATGTTTAGCATTGTGTTCAGTTCACACTCCAGTGTTAGAGTCCTCAGACATCGTTCCACCTTGACTATGTGCTTTCATAAAGTAGTAGCCTATATGGCTGGTGTTTTCAGTTTCTCATTCAAGTATCGGGTCAATGGCAGGAGTGATCAAGCTGCCAAAGTGGCTTCGAAGTAACTTTGACAACTGTCTGGTCTCAGTCAAATCGACCTAAGCTTGTATTTGTGTGTTCTCAATGGGGTGTCGCAATCAGCGCTGTCTCCAATGTGTACGGCAGTGTGAAATAGAAGGAATTCTGACTCCTCCGTGGAGAGTTTTGAACGAGCTCTTGGCGAGGTTGAGGGTCAGTCTGCCTTGGGCCGTTATTTAGGCAAGGCAGAAGCCGAGACCCTGAATACTCGGACCAGGTGTTAAAACGCTTGGAGGCAGCGTGAACAAAGATATGGTGACACTGTTTCCTGCCGGAAGCTAAGTAGAAATGATTTCGGTTTTTGTATTTTTAGAGATTGAGTGCGGTTTACACTTGAATAACTTATAGGTGGTGTGTAATATGCATGTTGtgcataaaaaacaaacattttatgcATGGTGTAAACCTATTAGGTCAGAAATCAGACTGTTGGTGAactgcattttttttaaagaaattagtTGAAGTTGTCTTGTTTCCGCAGAAACCATATATTAGAGGTATTGTTTACATCACCCCCCTCACTCCTGGTTACAGTTGACACCACCCCCCCCCTCACTCCTGGTTACTGTGGAAGGTTGTTTTT
This Oncorhynchus tshawytscha isolate Ot180627B linkage group LG32, Otsh_v2.0, whole genome shotgun sequence DNA region includes the following protein-coding sequences:
- the LOC112230233 gene encoding meiosis regulator and mRNA stability factor 1 isoform X2 — translated: MMEGLGKERSICSSRPFPWLSHPKKEASSRLWKLTECFSTPEQQNTPSYNTDKQNDYMDNRKPVLDLKDLPPPPHHTAASQPFPLAPLPLPPPCLPPLPQDSLQQLPLQGGSPKVSVCTHCEHCSTDPLGRGGYGVVSGGGSASISSSVGVSSGVPLYLPPSSQEASFSRLGAGQITPTTLNSHLHFPSLGGGGGDARATLLPSGSYKLHIPSVDTTSQPLPFQSHSHLPCSCCTGGLLRPLHSYPSIPLPYNESKFITTSTPHHRAAGYYPCGGDYNPATLGVQRSLAAHSDPHIPTSGHICSSNAMHFNLERTVCRTGAHYCRDCLTKPADKLWPNIPLPPAQSASVPIPVCNGCGTSSDGLLLLGSSLGKSATKYGSPEGPENIPPVGVFWDIENCCVPSGRSAAAVVQRLRNHFFQGHREAEFICVCDISKENKAVIQELNNCQVTVAHINATAKNAADDKLRQSLRRFAETHTAPATVVLVSSDVNFASELSDLRHRHGFQVILVHKSGQTSDALLQHAHRHVAFEEMVADLPPRQAVKSQLGFNLLYVYNLPPGCDGKSVGNRLRRLSDNCGGKVLGVSMATGTAVLRFSSQEAAERALKRMENEDVFGRRITLSFSAPSTEEGNDPTPPPSSSETPPLLPVQPLPSSFSFLPLEKLGSPRRKRRARRECQRERESSLPLSVPVPERPYSPRRGSGGTPFPVPPQTRTLPQELGGLETKPKIGVFPLEKGQHNSSPHSNGEGPSQQHPIKAGLIGESMFSCRRRDLSSPRSASDSERHVDRSSGEFQISTPSAFSKLTLHKTFSASVLSQPQGLSQGSWSSRSGSPCMSSRSSPLIGPPPRGSSSPCLPVGPQASEPFSDGADLQVANLDYRMSRKELQQSLHDAFSRHGQVKGVELSPHTDYQLKATVQFVSLQQAIGAVSSLHRYKIGSKRIHVSLITGAGNKSLAMLRSEIFQILQDAPASCLPLFKFTEIYEKRFGRKLVVSDLYRLQEVVAVREQGGGRLVCLLPSSQARQSPLGSSQEGSSANGSPVVFEQLEYHEPVCSYHYTQQNFSEADFDPDSYKIPFVVVSLKTLASQVHCLLQSHEGTLPLLSFSECYASELGPLAVSEEGEEEGSVPLEHLITCIPGINIVTAQNGFKVIKWIHNKPPASNTDQWTQRCKSPVGNPQLIQFSRELIDLMKGQPCNLMPISKFIPAYHHHYAKQCRVSDYGYSKLLELLEAVPHVLQILGMGTKRLLTLTHRAQVKRFTQDLLKLLKFQASKQVAITDFMQAYHWCFSRDWRVLDYGMCDLMDLLAEIPDTTITITHQDLDTVISVPKRDRTSDEMERTKQFGKEVVDLLRHQPHCRMAFSKFIPTYHHHFGRQCKLAYYGFTKLMELFEAIPDVLVVLECGEEKVLTLTEVERVKALAAQLVKMLRSQRDSSLPAAQLLSEYSKTFGYGLRLQDYDVSSLPALLVNLCHVVKVVDGANGREVQLINRKSLRSLTCQLLSLLMGLGQHEGDGSVSVEGLSLLYHSVHGVQLKPCEYGFLSLSELLKSLPYLVELFYGEGEEEGERGEERVRLTRLYQFARRVRALLHTYHYHQISLTEFPGAYAKFTGRGLQPRSYGYGSVDDLLNGIPQVVWIKGHGHKRIIVLKNDMKARATGASPAASEEPEDGASQRDSPCSNTESETHSPGVGGVETELLCLTSPVDLLCGPVPSCLPSPQLHPDPVLQQADLIRFEQTPSPAERDKLEEEAVAEEVAAPAVCDTSEPIEALTDNNQNLVVLVSMTTKPPQNVTRKMASVENSPSKRTPRNKVKLAANFSFTAAP